GAAGCCCGCTACCTCCACCTCCAACCCTCCCTCGACTACCAATCATGGAAACTGTGGGGGCAACTCGCCGGCCTCGACGGGGCCATCGTCCAAGACGCCCTGTTCGCCCGAGCCGACCAATTCCCGGCCGAAGCCAGGGACGGGTCCCGGGCGGCTGCCACCGCCGACGCTCTGGTGGCCATCTGCCAGGACACCCAAACCACCGGAACCCAACCAGAAACCAGCGATGCCACACCTGGCACCCTTGCCAAAGAGCCCAGTGTCACCGTATTCGTCAACGCCACCCAACCCGGACCCGTCCTGGGAACCGTCGCCGCCGGGCCGATCATCGGACGAAGAACCCTCGAAGAAATCCTCTGCATCGGCACTGTTGAAGCCATCGCCGTCACCGCCGACGGGACACCACTCAACACCGGGCGACGCACCCCCACCATCCCGGCCCGACTCCGTCGGTTCGTTATCGGGCGGGACGACGGTTGCTCAGCCGCCGGATGCACAAGCCGATATCGACTCCAAGTCCACCACCGCACCCACTGGGCCCACGGCGGACCAACCAACGCAGAGAACCTCGTCACCCTCTGTTGGTACCACCACCACGTGGTAATCCATCAGAAAGGTTTCACCATCGACCCAACCTCACCACCCCACCGGCTCCGCTTCACCAACCCACCCGCCCGAGCCCCCAACCCCCGGGCCGGCTAACCCTTCCGCCTTACCACTCCGGCCAAGAAAACCTTCTCACTCGTGACGCCAAAATCCAGTTCATGGTGGACGCCCCCCTGGGCGCGTTCAACTGTCCTGGGACAGCGTTCGAATCATCCCGACCGCCACACATCGTTCATCGTGTGTGTTCTCGGTTGCGCGCTTTGCCAATTGCAGAAGCTGCCCAACTCAAGCCTCTTGCGACGGTGAACTCAATGGCTCTCGGTCACGCAAATCTACGGTAGCTCGACCACCGTAAACGAGACCTCACAAAGAACCGTTGGACAATCCCGGGTAGTGACTTACAGCTTCATTGAAGCATCGACGTTGGAATCCCAAGCCGAATACGAGCCCTTGGATAGCCAGTGAGCGCCGGCCACCCCGATCATGGCGGCATTGTCGGTACACAGCTTGGGCGTCGGAAGCATGAGTCGAATCCCTTTACGATCGGCCTCAGCCGCCAGCTTCTCACGCAGACGACGATTCGCCAGGACTCCCCCACCGGCCCCAACCAGATCGACTCCGGTTGCTTCTACCGCGTTGAAGGTCTTCGCGACGAGGACGTCGACAATCGCCTCCTGCAATGACGCGGCCACATCGGCCAACGGAAGCAGCGTGCCGGCGTCCTGCGCTTTGCGGATATACGTCGTCACGGACGTCTTCAACCCGGAGAACGAAAACTCGAACGGTCTATCAGGTAAAGCTCGAGGGAAAGTAATCGCCGTTGGGTCGCCACCTTCGGAAGCCAGGTCGATTGCCGGACCTCCGGGATAGCCAAGCCCCATGAAGCGGGCCAGCTTGTCGAACGCTTCGCCGGCTGCATCGTCGATGGTTTGGCCGAGAACGTGATAGTCACCCCAACCCTTGACGTGTACCAACTGGCTATGTCCGCCAGAGGCAAGGACCACCACGGCAGGTGGCTCGAAGTCCTCATGATCAAGCAAGGGGGCAAACAGGTGACCCTCCATGTGGTCGACGCCGACAAACGGCAATTGACGTGCCCAGGCGGTGGCTTTCCCGAACGAGAAACCCACGAGGAGAGCGCCAACCAACCCGGGCCCTTGCGTGGCAGCTACTCCGTCGAGATCGTCCGGATGGACCATTGCATCAGCGAGCGCCTGGTGCGTCAGCGAACGAATCGACTCAACATGGGCTCGGGCAGCCACCTCAGGCACGACCCCACCAAATCGTGCATGCAAATCGGTCTGCGATGACAGAACATTCGACAATATCTCTCGACCGCGTACGACCGCTACGGCAGTTTCATCGCAGCTGGTCTCAAACGCCAGCACCGTCGGTTCAAACACTGAGACCCTCCCGGATCGTCGCCAGGCGTTCGCTGTATTCAGCGCTCCCGATGTCGTGGGCCCACATGATGAGCGCGTCTTCGTTTTGGTAATAGTTCTTTCGGAGACCGACCGGAGCCATGCCAAACCGCCGGTACAGGTCTTGGGCGATCACGTTGGAAGCCCGCACCTCCAGGGTGAGATGCAACGCACCATTTTGGATCGCCCCATCGACCAGCCGGATCATGAGACCCGTTCCGACCTTCTTTCCACGCCAGGCATCGTGAACCGCCACGGTGGTGACGTGGGCCTCTTCACCAACCAGCATCAGTCCTGCGTAGCCAGCCAAAACTCCCTCGTCCTCGGCAATCAAGTAGATCCGATTGGTCTGGCCAAGTTCATCAAGAAACACCTGCTCGGACCACGGGGTCGGATAGGTGGCCCGCTCCAGCGTGGTTACCGCAGGAATGTCGTCAACCGTCATTGAGCGAAATGTCAGGCCGATTCGAACCATGGGCCCTCTTTGCGTAGTTCTTCCCAACCGATCTTGACGTCAGGCTCACGCATATACGAGGGCCGAAGCTCAGATGGATGTGGATACTCTCCTGCGTTGACCCTCGGCACCGCCAACTCCAACAATGCTTCCGCAGCAGGATACCGTGGCAACCCACGCCTGGTCCGGTGCAGTCCATTGAAGAAACTTTCCGGAAGGGCTTCGACATCGCCGACCATCAGCGAATCCTTGGCGTCGCTGTCAATCATCGCCCGGAGCTGATCTGGGCGAACGAGCTGACTGGCGCCATCCCGGACAACTCCGCCAGGGACCGGGTTGTAGGAGGCGACGGCGAATTCCCCTCGACGAACGTCCACAATGGACCAGATGTGACGCCGCCCGGTCGCCGCCCGAACCGCCATGGCGTTAAGCGAAGAACCGGGGATTAGCGGAATGCCAAGCGCGGCAGCCAGCCCCTGGGCGGTCGCCAGTCCAACCCGGATCCCGGTATAAAGTCCCGGACCCACATCGACAACAATGGCATCGAGGTCTCCAGGGTTCCATCCGGCCTGGTCGAAACAGAAGTCGAGGGCTGAAACCAGGAATGACCCGTGGCCCCGCCGATCAACCCGTTGGGCTGACGCGACAACATCGCGCCCCTCGCCGAGCGCTACCGACGCCGCGGGGGTGGCGGTTTCGATCGCCAGAAGTTTCATTCGGTCACTTCCTCAAGAGGTCGGTTCGTCCATCCGCCGTTCGGGTGGAAGGTGATCGTCCGCGTTCCGTCATCATCCGGATCGGCTTCCAGGTGGATTTGGAGGTAATCATTTGGAATTACGCCGAGCACTGCGTCGCCCCATTCGATGAGCAACAAACCGTCTGCTGCCTCGTCGATGACGTCGAGATCCTCGAACTCCCCGAGACTGGACAGGCGGTAGGCGTCGACGTGAACGAGGGGTGTGAATCCGGAGCGATACGATCGAACGAGGACGAAGCTGGGACTCGTTACCGGCTCGTCAATCCCGAGGCCTTCTCCAAGCCCGGCGGCAAATGTGGTCTTGCCGGCTCCGAGGGCGCCGCTCAACGCGATCACGTCACCAGGGCGAACCAAAGCCGCCAACCGCCGTCCGACCTGCATAGTCGCGGCAGCATCCTGTGTAGTGATCACAAACATGTGGCCTCTACTCTACGCCCTCTACGACTCTCATCCACTGCTCTCCACAGCCGCTCTGATCGACCGGGCTACTGCGAGGAACACTGCCTCACCGAGGGCTTCGTCCTGGGATTCACCGGCTGTCCCGGTTGAGACGAGAAAGACCGTGTCCCCATCAAATCGAGTGTGCACCGGCGAGATCATGGCTCCGAAGGCATCGTGCGCTCGGACCGCCAGTCGGGCGAGGGTCGCTCGATCAGCCATGGCATCGGTGATGACGCACGACAGCGTCGTGTTGGTCAGTGCGGTAGACGAACCGAACGATCCAGGAGGCATCTGGCCCATCCCTGGTCCGCCCGTCAGCGGGGTTCCATCAAGTCCGTACACATCACCAAGCGCGTTGACCACTGAAAGAGCGGCCACCTGGACACCTCCAACTTTCACGATGCCCGAACCAAGGCCCGACGGCCTGGTCGCCTCGGGACCTCTCCATTTGGCAACGGTGGCCCCCGCCCCAGCTCCGACTGCCCCTGAAAGCACCGGTCTATCGCTCGCCACCTCGTACGCGGCGCGCCCGTTGGCCGCCGTCGGACGGACGGAACCGTCCCCAACGGCCAGATCGTAGATGACGGCCGCAGGAACGATCGGAACGATCCCGGCCGGGGTGGGATGACCGCGACCGTCATCCTCACATGCGGCCATAACCCCGTCGGCGGCAGCCAGACCAAACGCTGAGCCGCCCGTCAGAACAATCGCCGAAACCTCCTGGACCGTCATACCCACGCCAAGCAGCGCCAGTTCCCGGCTCCCCGGGGCGGCTCCTCGGACTTCAACCGCCGCCACGTTGGGGACGGGAGGCACAATCACGGTGCAACCGGTTTGGGCTGTGGCGTGTGTCCAATGACCCACCCTGACTCCGGCAATCGACGTGAGGCTCATGTCTCATACACCCTTCTCAATCGGGGGCCCAGGCGGCAGACAACCTCATAATTGATCGTGCCAAGCTGACCGGCCAACTCCGTGGCGGTGATCTCCTCCCCTCCCTGGCGACCGAGGAGAACCACCGCATCGCCCAGTCGCACATCGGCATCACCGACGTCGACCATGATTTGATCCATCGTGACGGTCCCGGCCAAGGGATATCGTTGGCCGCCAATCAGCACCTCGGCGTCGCTCAGCCCTCGCCCATACCCGTCGGCATAGCCGATCGGTACGGTAACAACGGTCGAATCCACCTTGAGCGGGCGACGGCGACCGTACGAAGGTCGCTCCCCCGCTGACAATCGCTGAACATGCGAAACGGCCGACTCGACCCGCAGTGCGGGCACCAGATCAATCGGCCCGACCGTCTCAGGGTGAGGTGAAAGGCCATAGACACCAATGCCGGGTCGCACCAGGTCGTACCAGTACTCACGGCCGAGGAATATCCCGGCCGTGTTGGCGAGATGCCGAAGCGGCGGCTCAATACCGACCGATGCCAGTTCATCCAAAACGCCTACAAACCGGTCACGCTGGAGCGCGGTGTAGTCCGGGTCGGTATCGGCAACCGCCAGATGTGACCACACTCCTTCAAGCACGAGGTTTGGTTGTCGGGCAACCGTCAGGGCGATCGCGACCGCCTGATCGAGCGCCGCACCGACCCGGTGCATGCCCGTATCGACCTTGAGATGGACCGACTTTGGCAAGGTGGTCACCGATGCCAGTGCTTCGACAAACCAGGGGCTGTATACCGTCGGCATCAAGTCCCAATCCACGACGGCCTTGACCATCCCGGCGATTGGTTCCGAAAGCAGCAGGATCGGCACCGAGATCCCCGCTTCCCGTAGGCGAATACCTTCATCGACCGTTGCGACACACAGGCGTTGCGCTCCACCGGCGATGGCGGCTTCGGCAACGGGCACATCCCCATGTCCGTAGCCGTCGGCTTTCACTGCCGGGCAAACCAGAGCCCCATCCACGTGATTGACGAATGCTGCGACATTGGCGGTGATAGCTGAAAGGTCGACGGTGACCCGCGAAGGCCTCATCGGCCCCACCTGCCCAGTTCGGAGGCCAACCTTGCGGCCGTCACTGTGGTTTCTTCGGAGATCGCGGCGCCTGCCACGCCGTGCCAATACGCGGCCGACACCGCCGCTGACAGGGCGGAGTGCCCACCGGCCCAGCGGGCGGCAATCATTCCCGCCAAAACATCCCCCGTCCCGATGGTGGCCAGCTCTGGCCCCGGGGTGGTCACCGCAACGATCTTCGATCCTGCACGCCCCGATTCGGCGACGAACGTAGGCGAACCCTTGAGCAGAACCGTCGCGCCGGTCTCCTTGGCCAACCGTCCGGCCGAGCCATACGTCCCGACCTCCCCGGTCATCGCCTGAAACTCACCGGAATGGGGAGTCACCAGGGTCTCCCCTTCTCGCTGGGTGACAACGTCGATGAGGTTGGGAAGCCGCAAACCCCCGGCATCGAGCAGCACCGGACCTTTCCGGCGTTCAAGAATCTGCAGGATGAAATCATCGGACCCTTCTAATCCGGGCCCGACTACCAAGACACCAAATCGTGCAGCCGCATCGAGAAGCCGTGGCACATCTTCGCCCGTCCAGACCTCACGGCCTCCCAGCTCGGGTCGGAGAATCGCTGGAAACCCCCGATAGTCCTCCGCATTACCGCGGTTGACAGCAATGGCGACCGCTCCGGCCCCGCACTGCAGGGCCGCCTCGGCGGCCAGATACGCAGCGCCGGTCATTCCAGCCGATCCGCCAACCACCATGACCGAACCAACCGACCATTTGTGGGCTTGCCGCGAGCGTTCCGGGCGAATGGCATCAGCCTCCTCGGCCACCCAGAACTCCGCCTCGCCGCCTTCGAGACCGATGTCGGCAATCGTCACTTCTCCGCACAGGTCCACCCCAGCTCCGACCAGGTGTCCGACTTTTAGGGCATGGAACGTAACGGTCCTAACCGCCCGAAACGCCGGGCCATCGACTACCCCAGTCGAAGCATCGACCCCGGAGGGGATATCAATGGCCAGAACCGGGAGGTTCGATCGGGTCCATGGAACTATTCGATCGTGGAGCCGCCCGTGGAACCCCCCGCCGAACAACGCATCGATGACCAGATCCGCAGGAATGACCTGTTCGGACCATGGCTGGACTTTGACGCCTGACCTGACCGCTCGGTCGGCCGCCCACCTGGCGAGCTGGCCGGCGGGCTGGGCAAACTCGAAGATCGTGACATCTACTCCCCGGCGAGCCAGGTAGTGGGCGGCGATGTACCCGTCACCACCGTTGTTGCCTGACCCGGCGAGTACCGCCACCCGGTGGCCGTAGGCGATGCCCATCTCGGCCGCCGCCAATGCGACAGCCAGACCGGCCCGGTCCATGAGCACTTCAAGTGGGGTCGTGGATGCCTTGTCGAGCTGGGCCGAGGTGGCAGCAGTGTGAACGGGCCGCATAGCGCCAACGCTAGTGACTCATCACAGAAATAGCACCTGTGACGAAGTTGATCAACGCCGGTTAGTGATTACCTATGGCAATGGCGAACACCATCGCCTGATCGTCCGTGTGCGTTATGGAGACCTCAAACCCGACGACCCCGATCATGGCCGCCCGGGCGGCCGCGGTGCCGAAGACATTCACTGTGGGCTTTCCGCCTCCGGTGATCTCGACATCGGTCCACCTGATCCGGCGCCAACCGGTCCCCATCGATTTCATCACAGCCTCTTTGCCTGCGAATCGGGCCGCCAATCGTCGGGCCGGATTCGCAAAACGAAATGCGTAGTCCTGCTCATGCTCGGTGAAACAACGCTGGGCGAAACGGGGATATCGTGTGAGAAGGTCGCCCACCCGAGAGATATCTGCCAAGTCAACGCCAACCCCGATAATTTGCATCCGGCCAGCCTAACGACCCGTCTATGCGAACGTAGCCCTGACTACCGCAATCAGTTCCTCGGTTTTCGACAGAGCGACCGACTTTTCGGCAGCTTCCACCATCACCCTGACGACCGGCTCGGTACCGGATGCACGCACCAACACCCGGCCGTTGTCTCCCAGTTCGCGTTCGACATCAGCTACCGCAGCCCACAACAAATCAGCCCCGGCCAGACCCGACGCGTCAGCGACCCGGACGTTTCGCAATATCTGAGGGAATTCTGTGATGACCTCGGCTCTGAGTTCTCGCAACTCCTTGCCGGTAGATGCCATCACGTCGGCCAGCTTCACCGCACTGAGCGTGCCGTCGCCGGTGGTAGACGTGTCAAGAAAGATCATGTGGCCGGATTGTTCGCCGCCCAGGACCGCCCCGTGTTCCTTCATCGATTCGAGAACATATCGGTCGCCAACGGCAGTCGAGATAACGCCGATACCAAGATCGCGCATGGCCTTGTGGAACCCCAGGTTGGCCATGACAGTCGTCACGACGAGGTTGTTCGCGAGTACGTTTCGCTCTTTCATATACCGGGCGAGGATCGCCATCACGACATCGCCGTTGGCCGGTATCCCGTTCTCGTCAATGGCTATCAATCGGTCGGCGTCGCCGTCAAAGGCGAATCCAACCCGGCCGCGAGCGGACCTGGCCAGAGCCTCTGGATGAGTGGCCCCGACTCCGTCATTGATATTGGTACCGTCGGGGTCGGCCGCTGTCACGTCGACCGATGCTTTGAGTCGGCGAAAGATCTCAGGGGCGGTCTTGAAGGCCGCCCCATTGGCAGTATCGAGGACGAACTCCATGCCCTGGAACGTATGGTCGGCGGCTTGAACCACTGACTGAACGTACGCCTCTGCCGCGTCGGCATGAACGAACCGGGTCCCTACGCCAGGGCCGACCGGAGTCCGCCAGGGTGCCCCCCGTCGAAGCCGCGCCTCAACCCGGTCCTCCTCGGCATCGGTCAATTTGAACCCGGCCGCCCCAAGTAGTTTTATTCCGTTGTCGGGAGCCGGATTGTGCGACGCCGAGATCACAACGCCCATCATCGCCCCGGAGTGGGCGGTGGCGTGCGCAATCGCCGGCGAAGGCAACACTCCAGCGTCGAGGGTGTCAATGCCCACCGCATGGAAGCCTGCCTGGAGGGCGGTAGAAAGCATTTCGCCCGACCGACGCGTGTCACGCCCAACCACGACCGGCCCAAAGTCCAGAAGTTCGCCGGAGGCGCGACCGAGCGCGAGAGCAAATTCAGGAGTTAGTGCCGTGTTGGCGACGCCACGGATACCGTCCGTACCAAAAAGCCGGTGCCCTTCCCGGAGCATGCCGGTTTAGCGCTTGGTGTACTGCGGTGCCCGACGAGCCTTGCGAAGACCGTACTTCTTGCGCTCGACCTTGCGGCTGTCGCGAGTCAGAAGACCTTCCTTCTTCAACGCGGGTCGCAATTCGGGGTCGAGCAAGATGATGGCCCGAGCGATACCCAGCCGAATCGCATCGGCTTGCCCGGTGGTGCCCCCACCCTCGACTGAAGCAATTACGTCGTACCTCTCGGCGAGGTCGACGACCTTCAACGGGGTGGTGACACGATTCTGCTGACCGGGAGTGCTGAAGTACTTGGATAGCGGCTTGCCGTTGAGAGTGACCTCACCGGTGCCGGGATAGAGACGAACACGCGCAACGGAACTCTTACGTCGGCCGGTTGCGATAGCCAGAGGCTGTGCTTTTGCCATCAGGCTTCCACCTTTCGAATATCAAGAACTAGATCACGAGGCTGTTGAGCCTGGTGCGGATGGTCAGGGCCGGCATAGACCTTGAGCTTGCTTCCCATTTGGCGACCAAGTCGGTTCTTGGGAAGCATGCCATTGATGGCCTTTTCGACAATACGTTCGGGGTACTTCTCCATAAGCTCCGCAAATGACTGTTCACGTAAACCACCGGGAAAACCGGAGTGCCGGTAGTAGATCTTGGATTCCGACTTGTTCGAGGTCACAGCAACCTTCTCGGCATTGATGACCACTACGTGATCACCGACGTCGAGGTGCGGAGCAAATTCTGGTTTGTGCTTGCCGCGCAAAATTCGGGCAACTTCGGACGAAAGCCGACCGAGCGGCAAGCCAGTCGCATCAACGACGAACCACTCACGCTTGACGTTGGCAGGCCGGGTCGAATGTGTTTTTTGGAACTTCACGGTGAAACCTTTGCGGTATTTCGAAAAAAAGATCGACGCGCCACGAACGCAGTCCACGTACGTGGGCTGGACCATGCTAGGCGATCGGCTAGAGGGCCGTCAAAGCGAGGGAACCGGCTGTCGTCCGGAACGCAGGGCGAGACCGGCCAGAAGCACACATCCAGCCACTCCCAGCAGGGCAGCATCGTGAAAAACGGTGAGCAGATCAGCGATCAATGCGTCGGCGGTGGTCACGGCCGGCACCTTCGAAAGCACAAAATTCGTAAGCGTGGCCGTGCCGATCGCCATGCCGACAAGACGACTGAGAATCACGACCGCCGATCCACCGCCACTGGACTCGGCCGGCACAGCCTGTAACACCCGTTCGGCCAGTGGACCGAACCAGACCCCGAGCGACACACCCAGAACCAACAATCCGGGAACCAGTCCGGCCAATCGAGGTTCCCACCGGCTCGCCATCACGAACCCAACAACCCCACCGATCGCGGCCACCCATTGCAGGCTGCGCCGCTGGGCACGGGAGCTCCACCAGGCCATGACCGCCATGGGGACCGTGAACGCGGACAACATCCATCCGGACAGCCAGCCCGCTCGTTCAGTGTCGGCTTCGATCAACACCGAGACGAACAACGGCACCAGGGCCAGAACGAGAAACACAACAAATCCGAGCGTGACATTGGCCAGGAGTACCGCCGGGTTTCGCAGCGACGTGCGAAGTGGAACCAGCCCATTGACATCGCCGACGAACCCGGCCACCGTGGCGACGACTCCGACCACCAGCCAGACCGGCTGAACGGCGGTTACGGAACCTTCGACGCCACCGATGCCGACCATCGTCGCGGCGATACCAAATCCAATCAGGGCCACCCTCGTCCACGGCATTACGACCTGGCGTGAGGGGCTGGACTGCATCGACCTCAACATAAATAGCGACAACGCAACGAAGGGCAGGTTGATCCAAAAGGCCAATCGCCAATCGGCCAAACGAACGATGATGCCTCCATAGAGATGACCCAAAGTCCAGCCGGCCAGATCGACCGCGGCCACAAACCCCAGCCACCGCGACGACCCCAGCTGCTTCCATCCATAAGACATTCCTGCGGGAACGATGGCACCGGCGGCCAGTGCTTGGACGCTTCGGCTGGCCACCAGTACCCACAGGCCAACGAACTCTGCGGCCGGACGAGCCTCGAGCGATCGATAGGCAACTTGTTGAACCAGGCGGGTTGACCACGGACCCGATACCGCCACAGCCACGGACCCGAGCGCAAAAAGAACCAGACCCCATCGAAGCACCGGTCCCGCACCATGACGATCGGACAGACGGCCGGCCGCCAGAATTCCAATCGCATAGGCAACGAGGTATCCCGTGACCAGCCAGGAGGCCTGTCGGATTCCGCCCGGCACGGGCAGATCAAGTTCAGAAACCACCGACGGAAGAATCGCCGAAATCACCGTCAGATCGAGGGCTCCCAGTAAGACCGGCAGCCCGATGGCGATCTGGAGTTGGCGCTCCGTCACGGAATGACGATATCGACAGGTTGGCCGTAGGCCCAGATATCGATGGTCCACGTCCGGGCTGATTCAACCTCGGATTCGACAACGACGATCCGCCGCACCTCGTCACCCGTCAGATAGATGGTCACATCGGCACCTTCGCCTTGCAAATATCCCAGGGTGAGTGTTTTGAGGCGCTCACCGAAAACGGCACCCGTGATGACTTTGAACGACTCACCGGGAAAGTCCTCGAGTTCCGCATCCTGGCCCCAGGTCAGACCGCTCAAGTCCTCACGAAGAAGCGCGCCGAGACCATCCTCGGCGAATATGTCCGTTCCGGTGATGAGGTTTCCACCGACCACCTCCTCAAAGTCCTCCGCAAACGGGACTCTCTGCCAGAGACGATCTCCCTCAGTGACGACTTCCAGGATGGCTGTCAGACCGAGCGTCTTGACCCGGACATCGGCCCTCGACCGGGTTGGCGCCTCAAACACTCCTTCCACCCGGTCCAATATGAGTCCGGGTTGGACTTCCACGACTTCGCCGACATAGGCCACCCGAAACGAAAACGACGGAGCTGACAACACCGCAGCCGAAGCGGCATTCATTGCCTCTTCAGGGGTGCGTTCGGCCGGCTCGTCTCCCGAACATGCCACCAGGACGACGGCCAACGTCAGCCAGAGAATTTTTCGCATCGTCACAGTCTATGAGAGTGATGCACTATTCGTCGGAACCGCCATCCGCCTTGGCTTGTATCTCATGCACGATGTCAGCGTTGGCGAGGGTCGTGACATCACCAAGCTGGCGCTGCTCGGAGATATCCTGGAGAAGGCGGCGCATGATCTTTCCAGAACGGGTCTTCGGGAGATCGGGCGTAAACACAATCGACTTCGGCTTGGCAATTGGACCGATCACATTGGCGA
This window of the Acidimicrobiia bacterium genome carries:
- a CDS encoding HNH endonuclease, which encodes MVDRPDIHQQLATGHLTYERAQQLTKLNATTDHEVYGIDQLRRLVARQTGLTATDETAAYEARYLHLQPSLDYQSWKLWGQLAGLDGAIVQDALFARADQFPAEARDGSRAAATADALVAICQDTQTTGTQPETSDATPGTLAKEPSVTVFVNATQPGPVLGTVAAGPIIGRRTLEEILCIGTVEAIAVTADGTPLNTGRRTPTIPARLRRFVIGRDDGCSAAGCTSRYRLQVHHRTHWAHGGPTNAENLVTLCWYHHHVVIHQKGFTIDPTSPPHRLRFTNPPARAPNPRAG
- the tsaD gene encoding tRNA (adenosine(37)-N6)-threonylcarbamoyltransferase complex transferase subunit TsaD, with product MFEPTVLAFETSCDETAVAVVRGREILSNVLSSQTDLHARFGGVVPEVAARAHVESIRSLTHQALADAMVHPDDLDGVAATQGPGLVGALLVGFSFGKATAWARQLPFVGVDHMEGHLFAPLLDHEDFEPPAVVVLASGGHSQLVHVKGWGDYHVLGQTIDDAAGEAFDKLARFMGLGYPGGPAIDLASEGGDPTAITFPRALPDRPFEFSFSGLKTSVTTYIRKAQDAGTLLPLADVAASLQEAIVDVLVAKTFNAVEATGVDLVGAGGGVLANRRLREKLAAEADRKGIRLMLPTPKLCTDNAAMIGVAGAHWLSKGSYSAWDSNVDASMKL
- the rimI gene encoding ribosomal protein S18-alanine N-acetyltransferase, with product MTVDDIPAVTTLERATYPTPWSEQVFLDELGQTNRIYLIAEDEGVLAGYAGLMLVGEEAHVTTVAVHDAWRGKKVGTGLMIRLVDGAIQNGALHLTLEVRASNVIAQDLYRRFGMAPVGLRKNYYQNEDALIMWAHDIGSAEYSERLATIREGLSV
- the tsaB gene encoding tRNA (adenosine(37)-N6)-threonylcarbamoyltransferase complex dimerization subunit type 1 TsaB, with the protein product MKLLAIETATPAASVALGEGRDVVASAQRVDRRGHGSFLVSALDFCFDQAGWNPGDLDAIVVDVGPGLYTGIRVGLATAQGLAAALGIPLIPGSSLNAMAVRAATGRRHIWSIVDVRRGEFAVASYNPVPGGVVRDGASQLVRPDQLRAMIDSDAKDSLMVGDVEALPESFFNGLHRTRRGLPRYPAAEALLELAVPRVNAGEYPHPSELRPSYMREPDVKIGWEELRKEGPWFESA
- the tsaE gene encoding tRNA (adenosine(37)-N6)-threonylcarbamoyltransferase complex ATPase subunit type 1 TsaE — translated: MFVITTQDAAATMQVGRRLAALVRPGDVIALSGALGAGKTTFAAGLGEGLGIDEPVTSPSFVLVRSYRSGFTPLVHVDAYRLSSLGEFEDLDVIDEAADGLLLIEWGDAVLGVIPNDYLQIHLEADPDDDGTRTITFHPNGGWTNRPLEEVTE
- a CDS encoding P1 family peptidase; this encodes MSLTSIAGVRVGHWTHATAQTGCTVIVPPVPNVAAVEVRGAAPGSRELALLGVGMTVQEVSAIVLTGGSAFGLAAADGVMAACEDDGRGHPTPAGIVPIVPAAVIYDLAVGDGSVRPTAANGRAAYEVASDRPVLSGAVGAGAGATVAKWRGPEATRPSGLGSGIVKVGGVQVAALSVVNALGDVYGLDGTPLTGGPGMGQMPPGSFGSSTALTNTTLSCVITDAMADRATLARLAVRAHDAFGAMISPVHTRFDGDTVFLVSTGTAGESQDEALGEAVFLAVARSIRAAVESSG
- the alr gene encoding alanine racemase, with the translated sequence MRPSRVTVDLSAITANVAAFVNHVDGALVCPAVKADGYGHGDVPVAEAAIAGGAQRLCVATVDEGIRLREAGISVPILLLSEPIAGMVKAVVDWDLMPTVYSPWFVEALASVTTLPKSVHLKVDTGMHRVGAALDQAVAIALTVARQPNLVLEGVWSHLAVADTDPDYTALQRDRFVGVLDELASVGIEPPLRHLANTAGIFLGREYWYDLVRPGIGVYGLSPHPETVGPIDLVPALRVESAVSHVQRLSAGERPSYGRRRPLKVDSTVVTVPIGYADGYGRGLSDAEVLIGGQRYPLAGTVTMDQIMVDVGDADVRLGDAVVLLGRQGGEEITATELAGQLGTINYEVVCRLGPRLRRVYET
- a CDS encoding NAD(P)H-hydrate dehydratase, which codes for MRPVHTAATSAQLDKASTTPLEVLMDRAGLAVALAAAEMGIAYGHRVAVLAGSGNNGGDGYIAAHYLARRGVDVTIFEFAQPAGQLARWAADRAVRSGVKVQPWSEQVIPADLVIDALFGGGFHGRLHDRIVPWTRSNLPVLAIDIPSGVDASTGVVDGPAFRAVRTVTFHALKVGHLVGAGVDLCGEVTIADIGLEGGEAEFWVAEEADAIRPERSRQAHKWSVGSVMVVGGSAGMTGAAYLAAEAALQCGAGAVAIAVNRGNAEDYRGFPAILRPELGGREVWTGEDVPRLLDAAARFGVLVVGPGLEGSDDFILQILERRKGPVLLDAGGLRLPNLIDVVTQREGETLVTPHSGEFQAMTGEVGTYGSAGRLAKETGATVLLKGSPTFVAESGRAGSKIVAVTTPGPELATIGTGDVLAGMIAARWAGGHSALSAAVSAAYWHGVAGAAISEETTVTAARLASELGRWGR
- a CDS encoding holo-ACP synthase; the protein is MQIIGVGVDLADISRVGDLLTRYPRFAQRCFTEHEQDYAFRFANPARRLAARFAGKEAVMKSMGTGWRRIRWTDVEITGGGKPTVNVFGTAAARAAMIGVVGFEVSITHTDDQAMVFAIAIGNH
- the glmM gene encoding phosphoglucosamine mutase; its protein translation is MLREGHRLFGTDGIRGVANTALTPEFALALGRASGELLDFGPVVVGRDTRRSGEMLSTALQAGFHAVGIDTLDAGVLPSPAIAHATAHSGAMMGVVISASHNPAPDNGIKLLGAAGFKLTDAEEDRVEARLRRGAPWRTPVGPGVGTRFVHADAAEAYVQSVVQAADHTFQGMEFVLDTANGAAFKTAPEIFRRLKASVDVTAADPDGTNINDGVGATHPEALARSARGRVGFAFDGDADRLIAIDENGIPANGDVVMAILARYMKERNVLANNLVVTTVMANLGFHKAMRDLGIGVISTAVGDRYVLESMKEHGAVLGGEQSGHMIFLDTSTTGDGTLSAVKLADVMASTGKELRELRAEVITEFPQILRNVRVADASGLAGADLLWAAVADVERELGDNGRVLVRASGTEPVVRVMVEAAEKSVALSKTEELIAVVRATFA
- the rpsI gene encoding 30S ribosomal protein S9, which codes for MAKAQPLAIATGRRKSSVARVRLYPGTGEVTLNGKPLSKYFSTPGQQNRVTTPLKVVDLAERYDVIASVEGGGTTGQADAIRLGIARAIILLDPELRPALKKEGLLTRDSRKVERKKYGLRKARRAPQYTKR